A genomic window from Polaribacter gangjinensis includes:
- a CDS encoding type I phosphomannose isomerase catalytic subunit, with protein sequence MNLQPLKFTPLYKYRIWGGEKLKTILQKDYNEKNIGESWEISDVSGDETQVSLGLFKGKTLRDLIKQFKGDFVGNTVYDKFGEEFPLLIKFIDAETPLSIQVHPSDEIAKQRHNSFGKNEMWYVMQADEGAELIVGFDQKINKETYTKHIHNNTILDVMHHEKVSKGDTFYIPTGRVHAIGAGVLLAEIQQTSNITYRIYDYDRVDSKTGEKRELHNDLAIDVIDYEVYDNYKTPYELLKNQSSKLVHSPYFTTNILEINTTVKKDYANIDSFVIFMCVEGSLDLIHTDEIYTLKIGETLLLPASLKNISLKSSFAKVLEVYY encoded by the coding sequence ATGAACTTACAGCCATTAAAATTTACACCACTTTATAAATACAGAATTTGGGGTGGAGAAAAGTTAAAAACAATTTTGCAAAAAGATTATAATGAAAAGAATATTGGTGAGTCCTGGGAAATTTCTGATGTTTCTGGCGATGAAACCCAAGTAAGCTTGGGTTTATTTAAAGGTAAAACACTCAGGGATTTAATTAAACAATTTAAAGGAGATTTTGTTGGAAATACTGTATATGATAAATTTGGTGAGGAGTTTCCTCTTTTAATTAAGTTTATTGATGCAGAAACTCCCTTATCAATTCAAGTTCATCCAAGTGATGAAATTGCAAAACAACGACACAATTCTTTTGGTAAAAACGAAATGTGGTATGTAATGCAAGCTGATGAAGGGGCTGAATTAATTGTAGGTTTTGATCAAAAAATAAACAAAGAAACTTATACAAAACATATACATAACAATACTATACTAGATGTTATGCATCATGAGAAAGTCTCAAAAGGAGATACTTTTTATATTCCAACAGGAAGAGTACATGCTATTGGAGCAGGAGTATTATTAGCAGAAATTCAACAAACGTCTAACATCACTTATCGTATTTATGATTATGATAGAGTAGATTCTAAAACAGGAGAAAAACGAGAGCTACATAATGATTTAGCGATTGATGTAATTGATTATGAAGTATATGACAATTATAAAACTCCATACGAATTACTTAAAAACCAATCTAGTAAGTTAGTTCATTCTCCCTATTTTACTACTAATATCTTAGAAATCAATACGACTGTCAAAAAAGACTATGCGAATATTGATTCTTTTGTAATTTTTATGTGTGTAGAGGGTTCATTAGATTTAATTCATACTGATGAAATTTATACTCTAAAAATTGGAGAAACCCTTTTGTTACCTGCCTCTTTAAAGAATATTTCACTAAAATCTAGCTTTGCTAAAGTTTTAGAGGTTTATTATTGA
- a CDS encoding sulfatase family protein has translation MKILKIKKAPLYFLSTLLLFGCKTIQKEKEQQKPNILFIMTDDHALAAISAYNGFLAKVAPTPNIDKLAKEGMLFNNMLCTNSICGPSRAAILTGKYPHVNGFYKNEGGGDFDETQQTFPKILQNNGYETAVFGKWHLGTAPTGFDYYKVLFNKEGQGSYYDPVFEVTGNRIVEEKGKYSTNVIKEDAINWLKKRKDKSKPFMLMYQFKAPHRPWEPGPGYENYLSDITIPYPATFNDEYKGRKAAKDAWMRIDGHMNRKDVKISPPQGLTEEELIAWNSFGNNDGEFWTPNEKMTEQERKNWKYQRYIKDYLRVVKGVDDAIGAMLAAIEKSGLADNTIIIYTSDQGFYLGEHGWFDKRFMYEESLHMPFIIKYPKKIKPGSVANQLALNIDYAPTLLQLAGIPIPKDIQGNSFLPVLENKTKKAFRDAVYYHYYEFPYWHHVQPHYGIRTERYKLIHYYYDMDEWELFDLENDPNELNNIYAEAKNKELISKLKTRLSELKKEYKMDLSLDEMRKMTDVRIERRYRVEPAN, from the coding sequence ATGAAAATCTTAAAAATTAAAAAAGCACCTCTTTATTTTTTATCAACTTTACTATTATTTGGTTGTAAAACTATTCAAAAAGAAAAGGAGCAACAAAAACCAAACATCCTTTTTATAATGACTGATGATCATGCTTTGGCTGCTATAAGTGCTTATAACGGATTCTTAGCAAAAGTTGCCCCTACTCCAAATATCGATAAACTGGCAAAAGAAGGAATGCTATTTAACAACATGCTTTGTACAAATTCAATATGTGGTCCTTCACGCGCAGCAATCTTAACGGGAAAATATCCACATGTAAATGGATTTTATAAAAATGAAGGTGGAGGAGATTTTGATGAAACTCAACAAACATTTCCAAAAATCTTACAAAATAATGGATATGAAACTGCTGTTTTTGGTAAATGGCATTTAGGCACAGCCCCAACAGGATTTGATTATTATAAAGTGCTATTTAATAAAGAAGGACAAGGCTCTTATTATGACCCAGTATTTGAAGTAACAGGAAATCGTATTGTTGAGGAAAAAGGGAAATATTCTACAAATGTTATTAAAGAAGATGCTATTAATTGGCTTAAAAAAAGGAAAGATAAAAGCAAACCTTTTATGCTAATGTATCAATTTAAAGCACCACACAGACCTTGGGAACCTGGACCTGGATATGAAAATTATTTAAGTGATATAACTATTCCGTACCCAGCTACTTTTAATGATGAATATAAGGGTAGAAAAGCTGCCAAGGATGCTTGGATGCGAATTGATGGTCATATGAATAGAAAAGATGTAAAAATAAGTCCACCACAAGGGTTAACAGAAGAAGAATTAATAGCTTGGAATAGCTTTGGCAATAATGATGGGGAATTTTGGACGCCAAACGAAAAAATGACAGAACAAGAAAGAAAGAATTGGAAATACCAACGTTACATAAAAGACTATTTAAGAGTAGTAAAAGGAGTTGATGATGCTATTGGAGCTATGTTGGCAGCCATAGAAAAAAGTGGACTTGCTGATAATACTATTATTATTTACACTTCTGATCAAGGGTTTTATTTAGGGGAACACGGTTGGTTTGACAAACGATTTATGTATGAAGAATCTTTGCATATGCCATTTATTATAAAATATCCTAAAAAAATTAAACCAGGCTCAGTTGCGAATCAATTGGCATTAAATATTGATTATGCTCCCACACTATTACAATTAGCAGGCATTCCAATTCCTAAAGATATTCAAGGAAATAGTTTTTTACCTGTTTTAGAAAACAAAACTAAAAAGGCTTTTAGAGATGCTGTTTATTATCATTATTATGAGTTTCCCTATTGGCATCATGTACAACCTCATTATGGGATTAGAACAGAAAGGTATAAACTCATACACTACTATTATGATATGGATGAATGGGAATTATTTGATTTAGAAAATGATCCTAATGAACTGAATAACATATACGCAGAGGCAAAAAACAAAGAATTAATTAGCAAATTGAAAACACGATTAAGTGAGCTAAAAAAAGAATATAAAATGGATTTATCTCTAGATGAAATGCGTAAAATGACAGATGTTAGAATAGAAAGACGCTATAGAGTTGAGCCAGCAAACTAA